The following are from one region of the Moritella sp. 24 genome:
- a CDS encoding DSD1 family PLP-dependent enzyme gives MSTNLQTTEPDLTAIDTPFLLVDKTKFDRNVTALKVKLSPFNVELRPHLKTVKSIAGARHVLDDFNSPATVSTVKEAEAFAEAGYTNLIYAVGIAPQKLPRIQALLAKGIDISVLLDSVAQAKGVVAFCQAQNMTIPTLLEIDCDGHRGGIQPDDTRLIEIATILHQGGAELRGVLTHAGESYDCVSKGELVAAAEAERYAAVIAAEQLIAGGLPCPVVSVGSTPTAHFAENLDGVTEVRAGVYTFFDLVMAGIGVCKPSDIALSVVTSVIGHNEEKNWLFIDAGWMSLSQDRGTQSQRKDCGYGLVCDSKGDVIPGLQVIGANQEHGIIAAVDDSIDSSQLAEIVVGTQLRILPNHACATAAMHVGYYVADPEQVELDYWARIQGW, from the coding sequence ATGTCTACTAATTTGCAAACAACCGAACCTGATTTAACTGCGATAGATACACCTTTTTTGTTAGTGGATAAGACTAAGTTTGATCGTAATGTTACGGCGCTTAAAGTGAAACTATCGCCCTTTAATGTCGAACTCAGGCCACATTTAAAAACGGTTAAATCAATTGCCGGTGCTAGGCATGTATTAGACGACTTTAATTCACCTGCGACGGTGTCAACGGTGAAAGAAGCTGAGGCATTTGCAGAGGCTGGTTATACCAATCTTATTTATGCTGTCGGTATTGCACCGCAAAAATTACCGCGTATTCAAGCGCTATTAGCTAAAGGCATTGATATTAGTGTTTTGCTTGATAGTGTCGCACAGGCAAAAGGGGTAGTGGCATTTTGTCAGGCACAAAACATGACAATCCCTACATTGTTGGAAATTGATTGTGATGGTCATCGCGGTGGGATCCAACCTGATGATACGCGATTAATTGAAATTGCGACGATCTTGCATCAAGGCGGCGCTGAATTGCGGGGCGTATTAACACATGCTGGTGAGTCTTACGACTGTGTGAGTAAGGGGGAATTGGTTGCTGCCGCTGAGGCGGAGCGCTATGCAGCGGTGATTGCGGCAGAGCAATTAATTGCAGGTGGTTTACCTTGTCCTGTGGTGAGTGTCGGTTCGACGCCAACCGCACATTTTGCTGAGAATCTCGATGGGGTAACAGAAGTCAGAGCGGGTGTGTATACCTTTTTTGATTTGGTGATGGCAGGGATTGGTGTGTGTAAGCCAAGCGATATCGCATTATCGGTTGTAACCAGTGTGATTGGTCATAATGAAGAGAAAAATTGGTTATTTATCGATGCGGGTTGGATGTCATTATCGCAAGATCGCGGTACGCAATCACAGCGTAAAGACTGTGGTTATGGACTTGTTTGCGATAGTAAAGGTGACGTTATTCCCGGGTTACAAGTCATCGGAGCTAACCAAGAACACGGTATTATTGCAGCGGTTGATGACTCGATTGATAGCAGTCAGTTAGCTGAGATAGTTGTCGGTACGCAGTTACGTATTCTCCCCAATCATGCTTGCGCGACTGCAGCCATGCATGTGGGTTATTACGTAGCAGATCCAGAGCAGGTTGAACTTGATTATTGGGCTCGAATTCAAGGCTGGTAA
- a CDS encoding LysR family transcriptional regulator translates to MLTSEDLRFFYTISTQASLSAAARKLNVTPPTVTQRLQAIEAKLNVKLVQRQARGISLTEEGCLLQNKAQTILDDIDQLHALMDNKRNLINGTLKVLAPLGFGNDYIAPLVGEFQQQHTNLTVELELSDNPSWAESHKWDIIVYIGELRDSTLKLATLASNQRFLCASPDYLAKYGAPTSPRDLKNHTCIALRENSEDVTLWRFTHNDNEEQTSVRITPTLTCNEGSVVKNWAIAGNGIIMRSEWDVQPELNSGTLVRLLPHYTLPNADIVALLGTDSRSRSARTSHFLQLLKDRFAQQPWLKK, encoded by the coding sequence ATGCTAACCAGTGAAGATCTCCGTTTTTTTTATACCATATCAACACAAGCTTCGTTAAGTGCCGCTGCACGTAAGTTAAATGTCACACCACCCACTGTCACCCAGCGATTACAAGCTATTGAAGCAAAACTAAATGTGAAATTAGTACAGCGACAAGCCCGTGGAATAAGCCTGACAGAAGAAGGTTGTTTGCTACAAAACAAAGCCCAAACTATTCTTGATGACATTGACCAGTTGCATGCCTTAATGGACAACAAAAGAAACCTGATCAATGGCACATTAAAAGTATTAGCACCATTGGGATTTGGCAATGATTACATCGCGCCTTTGGTAGGAGAATTTCAACAACAGCATACAAACTTAACTGTCGAACTCGAACTATCGGATAATCCAAGTTGGGCAGAAAGCCATAAATGGGACATTATTGTCTATATCGGTGAGTTACGGGACTCCACATTAAAGCTAGCGACACTTGCATCAAACCAACGTTTTCTTTGTGCTTCGCCTGATTATTTAGCAAAATACGGAGCACCTACGTCACCGCGAGACTTAAAAAACCATACCTGTATTGCACTACGTGAAAACAGCGAAGATGTGACGTTGTGGCGCTTCACCCATAACGACAATGAAGAACAAACATCCGTTCGTATTACACCAACTTTAACCTGTAATGAAGGCAGCGTTGTTAAAAATTGGGCGATTGCAGGAAACGGGATCATCATGCGTTCTGAGTGGGATGTACAACCCGAATTAAATAGTGGTACATTGGTACGTTTATTACCTCATTACACCTTGCCAAACGCAGATATTGTTGCCCTATTAGGCACTGATTCACGCTCTCGCTCGGCAAGAACATCGCATTTTTTACAACTACTCAAAGATCGTTTTGCACAGCAGCCTTGGCTAAAAAAATAG
- a CDS encoding ribonuclease Z, translated as MEIVFLGTSAGMPTKARNVSGLAIRRENAKKWCLVDCGEGTQQQILQTKLSLARLQAIFITHVHGDHCYGLPGLLASAAMQGRVDPLWIIGPSGIKTFIEVMQTATHLNLTYELKYKCIDESNTTLDDLAIEFDVTSVELSHRVPSFAYRFSENRLSNKLDTDKLTRDNICRGALWGELQQGLDIQLNDGRTVYAQDYLLPIKAPRQIIISGDNDDPSLLTELVKTANVLVHEATYTEDIAIKVGKGPQHCSAKMTAQFAHDMNIDNLVLTHFSPRYQNAINSSPSIVDIENEARAVYNNNLFLAKDLDCFILNKQGVLDKQSILTKSTNKR; from the coding sequence ATGGAAATTGTATTTTTAGGTACATCAGCAGGAATGCCAACCAAAGCTCGTAACGTATCAGGTTTAGCGATACGTCGAGAAAATGCCAAAAAATGGTGCTTAGTTGATTGTGGCGAAGGAACTCAGCAGCAAATTTTACAGACCAAACTGTCTTTAGCGCGATTACAGGCGATCTTCATTACCCATGTTCATGGGGATCATTGCTACGGTTTGCCTGGATTACTCGCCAGTGCAGCCATGCAAGGGAGAGTCGATCCACTTTGGATCATCGGTCCATCAGGTATTAAAACCTTCATTGAAGTGATGCAAACTGCTACCCATCTCAATTTAACTTATGAGTTAAAATACAAGTGTATCGATGAATCAAACACCACACTGGACGACTTAGCTATTGAGTTTGATGTCACATCGGTTGAACTCTCTCACCGCGTACCTTCTTTTGCTTATCGCTTTAGTGAAAACCGATTAAGCAATAAACTCGATACTGATAAATTAACACGAGATAATATCTGCCGTGGTGCGCTTTGGGGCGAGTTACAGCAAGGGTTGGATATTCAACTGAATGATGGACGTACTGTTTATGCGCAAGATTATCTGTTACCAATAAAAGCCCCTCGACAGATCATCATTTCCGGTGACAATGACGATCCATCATTACTGACTGAATTAGTTAAGACTGCAAACGTATTAGTGCATGAGGCAACCTATACGGAAGATATTGCGATCAAAGTCGGCAAAGGTCCACAACACTGTAGCGCGAAAATGACCGCTCAGTTTGCTCACGATATGAACATCGACAATCTCGTTTTAACTCACTTTAGTCCACGCTATCAAAATGCCATAAACAGCAGCCCTTCGATTGTGGATATCGAAAATGAAGCACGTGCTGTTTATAACAATAACCTCTTTCTTGCCAAGGATTTAGACTGCTTTATATTAAATAAACAAGGTGTATTAGATAAACAAAGCATTTTAACTAAGTCGACGAACAAACGTTAA
- a CDS encoding MATE family efflux transporter has product MSASPVQVGSLDHQGNGLASDTEIRRSFWRYALPSIAAMLVSGLYQIIDGIFVGHYVGVDGLAGINMAWPVTFVISGFGLMLGMGGGSLISLKRGEGDNTAALKAFNVSFFLMIVLALFATFGLSLWGADLLRAQGGDGVTFSLGLDYVTIFANATIVTIMSAAIPMLIRNDESPNVATGLMILGALLNIVLDYVFIGLWQWQLEGAALATIIAQLIVCIIGILYFLSKRSTLGFNRQIIMIDPRMAASIVSLGSSSLVMYVYTSFVFALHNRLFMEYGTSVTVGAFAIVGYIMTMYYLVAEGIAEGMQPPVSYYYGSKQYENIKKMLLLSIKVTVIAGIGFIAILNIMPNLIIGMFTSDSGGLMVEAKNGIQLHLFAMFLDGIIVLASVYFMAIGKGAKALSISIGNMLIQLPFLYFLPQWLGVDGIWLALPLSNIALFSIVAPMVWHDIKQREQQPEFNVCSST; this is encoded by the coding sequence GTGAGTGCATCGCCAGTACAAGTAGGATCACTAGATCATCAGGGGAATGGACTAGCATCGGATACCGAGATCCGACGTTCATTTTGGCGTTACGCACTTCCGTCGATTGCTGCGATGCTTGTCAGCGGTCTGTATCAAATAATAGACGGCATTTTTGTTGGTCACTATGTTGGCGTCGATGGGCTAGCAGGGATAAATATGGCGTGGCCTGTCACGTTTGTGATCTCTGGTTTTGGCTTAATGCTTGGTATGGGCGGTGGAAGTTTAATATCGTTAAAGCGTGGAGAAGGGGATAACACTGCCGCACTGAAAGCTTTTAATGTTAGCTTTTTCTTAATGATTGTATTGGCTTTATTTGCAACCTTTGGCTTGTCATTGTGGGGCGCTGATTTGTTACGTGCTCAAGGTGGCGATGGTGTGACGTTTAGCTTAGGGTTAGATTACGTCACTATTTTTGCTAATGCGACAATTGTAACGATTATGTCTGCGGCAATTCCCATGCTGATTCGTAATGATGAAAGTCCGAATGTTGCGACAGGGCTAATGATCTTGGGCGCGTTATTAAATATTGTGCTGGACTATGTGTTCATTGGTTTGTGGCAATGGCAGCTTGAAGGTGCTGCATTGGCGACCATCATTGCGCAACTGATCGTCTGCATTATTGGTATTCTTTATTTTTTATCAAAGCGATCCACTTTGGGATTCAATCGACAGATTATTATGATTGATCCGCGCATGGCGGCCAGCATTGTGAGTTTAGGATCGTCATCGCTAGTGATGTACGTATACACCAGTTTTGTATTTGCACTGCATAACCGTTTATTTATGGAATACGGTACATCGGTGACAGTGGGGGCATTTGCGATTGTGGGTTACATCATGACGATGTATTACTTGGTCGCAGAAGGTATTGCAGAAGGTATGCAGCCACCGGTGAGCTATTACTATGGTTCGAAACAGTATGAAAATATCAAGAAAATGCTGCTATTGTCGATAAAAGTAACCGTTATTGCAGGTATTGGCTTTATCGCTATTCTAAATATAATGCCTAACCTCATCATTGGGATGTTTACAAGTGATAGCGGTGGACTGATGGTTGAAGCTAAAAACGGAATTCAGTTACACCTGTTTGCGATGTTCTTGGATGGTATTATTGTGCTGGCATCGGTGTACTTTATGGCGATAGGCAAAGGGGCTAAAGCATTGTCTATTTCGATCGGTAATATGCTTATTCAGTTGCCGTTTTTGTACTTCTTACCACAGTGGTTAGGGGTTGATGGGATCTGGCTTGCGCTACCACTCTCTAACATTGCATTGTTTAGCATTGTTGCGCCTATGGTATGGCATGACATAAAACAGCGTGAGCAGCAGCCTGAGTTTAACGTTTGTTCGTCGACTTAG
- a CDS encoding LysR family transcriptional regulator: protein MNWTVDQLEAFVTAVKLGSFSAAARHLGKAQSRVSTAIANLETDLNITLFDRSARLPVLTLAGEDMFAEAEAVLQQCQRLQSRALTVSGGEEICLTIAMDEAAPIMMFQHLFEDIAKQFPLLKINIISGSQADIAKWVDEKKADIGILFHLKALLDSLEFMSIGKFTQSLIVAPEHPLAKIPEPKIEQLNQFRELVIRDRMGMTQAKAISPNHWHIDSYYYITELVIRGIGWALVPEHVANVHWYKDALVELSTIHITDPLLIEMGIVKRRDQANGPVINWIYQALNHDVKK from the coding sequence ATGAATTGGACTGTTGATCAATTAGAAGCATTTGTTACCGCAGTCAAACTCGGCTCATTTTCTGCTGCTGCCCGCCATTTAGGCAAAGCACAATCAAGAGTCAGTACTGCTATCGCGAATTTAGAAACCGATCTCAATATAACCTTATTTGACCGCAGTGCACGATTACCAGTACTGACACTGGCAGGTGAAGATATGTTTGCCGAAGCAGAAGCAGTACTCCAACAATGTCAACGCCTGCAATCTCGTGCATTAACAGTATCGGGTGGCGAAGAAATCTGTTTAACGATTGCCATGGACGAAGCTGCACCGATTATGATGTTCCAGCATCTATTTGAAGATATCGCCAAGCAATTCCCGCTATTAAAAATCAACATTATCAGTGGTTCACAAGCAGATATAGCGAAATGGGTTGATGAGAAAAAAGCGGATATTGGCATCTTATTCCACTTAAAAGCGCTATTAGACTCACTTGAGTTTATGTCTATTGGTAAATTTACCCAGTCTTTAATCGTCGCCCCCGAACACCCTCTCGCTAAGATCCCGGAGCCAAAAATAGAACAACTGAATCAATTTAGAGAATTGGTCATTCGCGATCGAATGGGGATGACACAAGCCAAAGCTATCTCACCAAATCATTGGCATATTGACAGTTACTACTACATTACCGAACTCGTTATTCGTGGTATTGGTTGGGCGTTAGTACCAGAACATGTTGCTAATGTGCATTGGTATAAAGATGCTTTAGTCGAATTATCCACGATCCATATTACCGACCCTCTACTCATCGAAATGGGGATTGTAAAACGTCGAGATCAAGCCAATGGTCCCGTCATTAATTGGATCTACCAAGCGCTAAACCATGACGTTAAAAAATAG
- a CDS encoding ABC transporter ATP-binding protein, whose amino-acid sequence MSLLEVKNLRIEYPSRHGVHAAVKSLSFSIERGEIVGVVGESGAGKSTVGNAIIDLLSPPGLIASGDVFLEGEKISGLTAEEMRSVRGSKIGFIFQDPMTSLNPLFTIEQQMVETILANLDVSKAEAVSRSLSLMEQVGIPEPELRIKQYPHQFSGGMRQRVVIAIALSCEPDLIIADEPTTALDVSIQDQILTLIRELCIKKNVGCMLVTHDMGVVSNVTDKIAVMYRGDLVEFGPTKEVLSDPEHDYTRCLISAVPRSDIKLDRFPLVSYIEEAEEMKHIDIKNHWLGQSEDQREYTGPLLTVNDVSLRFVTKDSFFESKREYVQASNKVSFDIKEGETFGLVGESGSGKSTIARVIAGLYAPNEGNITFEGIDLTAIKSEKERRPIRRQMQMVFQNPYTSMNPRMKIFDIISEPIRFHKLASSEAEIRQIVHDLLDHVGLGKMAGVKYPHEFSGGQRQRISIARALATRPRLLICDEPTSALDVSVQAQILNLLKDLQDELNLTMLFISHDLPVIRQVSDRVGVMQKGQLLEVAPTEELFTNPQHDYSKHLVSLMPEFKGLRSKLAS is encoded by the coding sequence ATGTCTTTATTAGAAGTAAAAAATCTTCGCATCGAATATCCATCTCGACATGGTGTTCACGCAGCAGTGAAATCATTGTCTTTCTCTATCGAACGCGGTGAAATCGTTGGTGTAGTTGGCGAATCTGGTGCAGGTAAATCAACTGTGGGTAATGCCATTATTGATCTATTAAGCCCACCGGGTCTAATCGCAAGCGGTGACGTTTTCCTCGAAGGTGAAAAAATATCAGGTTTAACAGCTGAAGAGATGCGTTCTGTACGTGGCTCTAAAATCGGATTTATCTTCCAAGATCCAATGACATCACTAAATCCGTTATTCACCATCGAACAGCAAATGGTAGAAACTATTCTTGCTAATCTTGATGTGAGCAAAGCAGAAGCGGTTAGCCGTTCACTTAGCTTGATGGAACAAGTGGGTATCCCAGAACCTGAATTACGTATTAAACAATATCCGCATCAGTTTTCTGGCGGTATGAGACAGCGTGTGGTTATCGCAATCGCCCTGTCTTGTGAACCTGACTTAATCATTGCCGATGAACCAACAACGGCACTTGATGTATCAATTCAAGACCAAATTCTAACGCTGATCCGTGAACTTTGTATCAAGAAAAACGTAGGCTGTATGCTCGTTACTCATGATATGGGTGTGGTATCAAACGTTACAGATAAAATTGCGGTTATGTACCGTGGTGATCTTGTTGAATTTGGCCCAACGAAAGAAGTATTAAGTGATCCTGAGCATGATTATACGCGCTGTCTGATCTCTGCCGTGCCACGCTCTGATATCAAGTTAGATCGTTTCCCATTGGTGAGTTATATCGAAGAAGCCGAAGAAATGAAGCACATCGATATTAAAAATCACTGGCTAGGCCAAAGTGAAGATCAACGTGAATACACAGGTCCACTACTGACAGTTAACGATGTAAGCCTTCGCTTCGTAACAAAAGACTCATTCTTTGAAAGCAAGCGTGAGTACGTACAAGCATCAAACAAAGTAAGCTTCGATATTAAAGAAGGTGAAACGTTTGGTCTTGTGGGTGAATCAGGTTCAGGTAAATCAACGATTGCACGTGTTATTGCCGGTCTTTATGCACCTAACGAAGGTAATATCACCTTTGAAGGCATCGATTTAACCGCAATAAAATCTGAAAAAGAACGTCGCCCTATTCGTCGTCAAATGCAAATGGTATTCCAGAATCCATATACATCGATGAACCCAAGAATGAAAATTTTTGACATCATTTCAGAGCCTATTCGTTTCCATAAACTGGCATCGTCTGAAGCAGAAATCCGTCAAATCGTACACGATCTACTTGATCATGTTGGACTGGGTAAAATGGCTGGAGTTAAATACCCGCACGAATTCTCAGGTGGTCAACGTCAACGTATTTCCATTGCACGTGCACTTGCAACTCGTCCACGTTTATTAATTTGTGATGAACCAACATCCGCACTGGACGTATCGGTACAAGCACAAATTCTTAACCTGCTTAAAGATTTACAAGACGAACTCAATCTAACTATGTTGTTTATTAGTCATGATTTACCGGTTATTCGTCAGGTCAGTGACCGTGTTGGTGTAATGCAAAAAGGTCAGTTACTTGAAGTAGCACCAACAGAAGAATTATTTACGAACCCACAACATGACTACAGTAAACATCTTGTTTCACTTATGCCTGAATTTAAAGGCCTACGTAGCAAGTTAGCAAGCTAA
- a CDS encoding ABC transporter substrate-binding protein has protein sequence MKTLKTKLAIALMAAGLSFSAAAADITVAYDADPVSLDPHEQLSGGTLQMSHMLFDPLVRFTKDFDFEGRIAEKWERVNDTTFRFHLRKGVKFHSGNQLTADDVVWTFDRLKLSVDYKNIFSPYEKMTKVDDYTVEIVSSEPYPLVLQTATYIFPMDKKFYSGKSANGKDKSAIVKHGSSYASTNVSGTGPFTIASREQGVKVVFERFDGYWDKTSPGNVDKLTLVPIKEDATRVAALLSGDVDMIHPVAPNDQKRVKKSKNIDLVTVSGTRIITFQMNQNSNPALKDVRVRQAIVHAINNQGIVKKIMKGFGTTAGQQGPAGYAGYDADLVPRYDLKKAKQLMKEAGYENGFKLSMMAPNNRYVNDAKIAQATAAMLSKIGIKVDLKTMPKAQYWPEFDLCSADMMMIGWHSDTEDSANFSEFLTMTKDAETGRGAYNCGQYSNAEVDSLVNSANAETNPEKRGVMLQRVENILYDEAAFVPLHWQDLAWGAKSTLQIEPIVNALNFPYFGDLVVK, from the coding sequence ATGAAAACCTTAAAGACCAAACTAGCCATTGCCCTAATGGCCGCAGGCCTAAGCTTTAGCGCTGCAGCAGCAGACATTACAGTTGCATATGATGCAGATCCGGTATCGCTTGACCCGCATGAGCAACTATCTGGTGGTACATTACAGATGTCGCACATGCTGTTTGATCCGCTGGTTCGTTTTACCAAAGATTTCGATTTTGAAGGCCGAATTGCTGAAAAATGGGAACGTGTGAATGACACAACTTTCCGTTTTCACCTACGTAAAGGCGTAAAATTCCATTCTGGTAACCAACTAACTGCTGATGACGTTGTTTGGACATTCGACCGTCTAAAATTATCAGTTGATTACAAAAACATTTTCTCTCCATACGAAAAAATGACGAAGGTTGATGACTACACAGTAGAAATCGTATCTTCAGAACCGTATCCGCTAGTACTACAGACAGCAACTTATATCTTCCCTATGGATAAGAAGTTCTACTCTGGTAAATCGGCAAACGGTAAAGACAAATCAGCAATCGTTAAACACGGTAGCTCATACGCTTCAACAAACGTATCTGGTACAGGTCCTTTCACTATTGCTTCTCGTGAGCAAGGTGTAAAAGTTGTATTCGAACGTTTCGACGGCTACTGGGATAAGACATCTCCAGGTAACGTTGACAAGCTAACGCTTGTGCCAATTAAAGAAGATGCGACACGTGTTGCTGCTCTACTTTCTGGTGACGTTGACATGATCCACCCAGTTGCACCAAACGATCAAAAACGTGTTAAAAAATCGAAAAACATTGATCTAGTAACTGTATCTGGTACGCGTATTATCACGTTCCAAATGAACCAAAACAGCAACCCTGCGCTTAAAGATGTGCGCGTACGTCAAGCGATCGTACATGCAATCAATAACCAAGGTATTGTGAAGAAGATCATGAAAGGCTTCGGTACAACAGCTGGTCAACAAGGTCCTGCTGGTTACGCTGGTTATGATGCAGATCTAGTGCCACGTTATGACTTGAAAAAAGCAAAACAGTTAATGAAAGAAGCTGGCTATGAAAATGGCTTTAAACTTTCAATGATGGCACCAAACAACCGTTATGTTAACGATGCTAAGATCGCACAAGCAACTGCTGCTATGCTTTCTAAAATCGGTATCAAAGTAGATCTAAAAACAATGCCAAAAGCACAATACTGGCCTGAGTTTGATCTTTGTTCTGCAGACATGATGATGATTGGTTGGCATTCAGATACTGAAGATTCAGCTAACTTCTCTGAATTCTTAACAATGACTAAAGATGCTGAAACTGGTCGTGGTGCTTACAACTGTGGTCAATATTCAAATGCTGAAGTTGATAGCCTAGTTAACAGCGCAAACGCAGAAACAAACCCAGAAAAACGTGGTGTGATGCTGCAACGTGTTGAAAACATCCTGTATGACGAAGCTGCTTTCGTGCCTCTACATTGGCAAGATCTAGCTTGGGGCGCAAAATCGACGCTACAAATTGAGCCGATTGTAAACGCACTAAACTTCCCGTACTTCGGTGACCTAGTAGTTAAATAA
- a CDS encoding ABC transporter permease, with translation MFTFLIKRLFQALVVMFVISLVAFSIQDNLGDPLRELVGQSVSEDERQALRDELGLNDPYITKYSRFLVNAVQGDLGTSYFFKRPAAEVIFDKLQATLELVFGAAVIIVFVSIPLGVYSAIHPKSALTKIIMAVSSVGISVPVFLTAIMLMYVFSIELNWLPSYGRGETVNIMGWETGFLTVDGFLHLILPSISLASIMLPLFIRLVRSEMLEALSSEYIKFAKAKGLALNKIYYVHALKNTMLPVITVGGVQIGTMIAYTILTETVFQWPGTGFLFLEAINRVDTPLITAYVIFVGLIFVVTNTLVDLLYGFVNPTVNITGKG, from the coding sequence ATGTTCACATTTCTGATCAAACGCCTATTTCAGGCCTTGGTAGTAATGTTCGTGATCAGTTTGGTAGCATTTTCCATTCAGGATAATCTAGGCGATCCGTTACGCGAATTAGTTGGTCAATCTGTATCAGAAGACGAACGACAAGCACTGCGTGATGAACTAGGTCTAAATGATCCGTACATAACTAAATACAGCCGCTTTCTTGTTAATGCAGTACAAGGTGATTTAGGTACCTCGTATTTCTTTAAACGACCTGCAGCAGAAGTTATTTTCGATAAACTTCAAGCAACACTCGAACTTGTGTTTGGCGCAGCCGTCATTATTGTATTCGTGTCGATCCCATTAGGTGTCTACTCTGCTATTCATCCCAAAAGTGCACTAACAAAAATAATCATGGCAGTAAGTAGTGTTGGTATTTCTGTACCGGTATTCTTAACTGCAATCATGTTGATGTATGTTTTCTCTATCGAGCTTAATTGGCTACCGTCCTACGGACGTGGTGAAACCGTTAATATCATGGGTTGGGAAACAGGTTTCCTTACTGTGGATGGTTTCTTACACTTAATTTTACCAAGCATCTCATTGGCTTCTATCATGTTGCCACTTTTCATCCGCTTGGTTCGCTCTGAAATGCTAGAAGCATTAAGTTCTGAATACATCAAGTTTGCTAAAGCGAAAGGCTTAGCATTAAACAAAATTTACTATGTACATGCCCTTAAAAATACCATGTTACCTGTGATCACCGTTGGTGGTGTACAGATCGGTACTATGATTGCTTATACAATTTTGACCGAAACAGTATTCCAGTGGCCAGGAACAGGCTTCCTATTTTTAGAAGCGATTAACCGTGTTGATACACCATTAATTACCGCTTATGTCATCTTTGTAGGTTTAATCTTCGTGGTAACAAATACCCTTGTTGACCTGTTATACGGGTTCGTTAACCCAACAGTAAACATTACAGGTAAAGGATAA
- a CDS encoding ABC transporter permease — MNTVTSSHVPTRWERFKNSDLIYYFLRDKVAMFSFAIFLTFLISALAAPLIAPTDPYDITSIDIMDSELPPSWLEDGDERFVLGTDDQGRDILSTMLYGSRLSLTIGFLAVGVQLILGIVIGLSAGYFGGRVDSFLMRFADVQLSFSTMMVAIIVSAIFKASFGAEFFSQYAVVMLIVIIGVAEWPQYARTIRASVLAEKQKEYVEAAQVMGLKSMRIMFRHILPNCLSPILVISTVQIANAIMSEAALSFLGLGLPVDQPSLGALISTGFKYIFSGAWWITAFPGVLLVTLVLVINLLGDWLRDAFNPKIYKG; from the coding sequence ATGAACACAGTGACTTCTTCTCATGTTCCTACTCGCTGGGAACGCTTTAAAAATTCAGACCTTATCTATTATTTCTTAAGAGATAAGGTAGCAATGTTCAGTTTTGCGATCTTTTTAACATTCTTGATCTCAGCACTAGCAGCGCCATTAATTGCACCAACAGACCCGTATGATATTACCAGTATTGATATCATGGATTCTGAGCTACCGCCTTCTTGGTTAGAAGACGGTGACGAACGCTTTGTATTAGGTACAGATGATCAAGGCCGTGATATTTTATCAACCATGCTTTATGGTTCACGTTTATCATTGACCATTGGTTTCTTAGCCGTAGGCGTACAGTTAATCTTAGGTATTGTGATTGGTCTATCTGCAGGTTACTTCGGTGGTCGTGTTGATAGCTTCCTCATGCGCTTTGCTGACGTACAGTTATCATTCTCGACCATGATGGTAGCGATTATTGTCTCGGCAATCTTTAAAGCCAGCTTTGGTGCTGAGTTCTTTAGTCAATATGCCGTTGTCATGCTCATTGTCATTATCGGTGTTGCTGAATGGCCTCAGTATGCGCGTACTATTCGTGCATCGGTATTGGCTGAGAAGCAAAAAGAATACGTTGAAGCAGCACAAGTGATGGGCTTAAAGTCGATGCGCATTATGTTTAGACACATTCTGCCAAACTGTTTATCCCCTATCCTCGTGATTTCAACAGTACAGATTGCCAATGCAATTATGTCTGAAGCAGCACTGTCGTTCCTAGGCTTAGGCTTACCAGTTGACCAACCTTCATTGGGTGCGTTAATCAGTACAGGCTTTAAGTATATCTTCTCTGGCGCTTGGTGGATCACAGCCTTCCCTGGTGTATTACTGGTAACACTTGTACTTGTAATTAACCTACTGGGTGACTGGTTACGTGATGCGTTTAACCCGAAGATCTATAAAGGTTAA